In Anseongella ginsenosidimutans, one genomic interval encodes:
- a CDS encoding FKBP-type peptidyl-prolyl cis-trans isomerase: protein MKKQLLVLTCLIAVLLTSCLSDDYVDRNSIDQQIIQEYIQEKGLTLEYDANSGIHYKIIRLGDTTRRPSPDSSQITVNYEGRLLTDTIFVKGDSVEMDLARQPIGFQLGVSSIGEGGEIMMILPSLVSYGSASFVTDTPYSVLVPPFSVLVYEVELLKVGE, encoded by the coding sequence ATGAAGAAACAATTACTGGTATTAACTTGTCTGATCGCTGTTTTACTTACCTCCTGCCTGAGCGATGATTACGTGGACCGGAATTCCATTGATCAGCAAATAATCCAGGAGTATATCCAGGAAAAGGGTTTAACGCTCGAATACGATGCTAATAGCGGGATCCATTATAAAATAATAAGGCTGGGAGATACCACCAGGCGCCCCAGCCCGGACTCCTCCCAGATAACCGTGAACTATGAGGGGCGTCTTTTGACCGATACGATCTTTGTAAAAGGAGATTCGGTTGAAATGGACCTTGCCCGGCAGCCGATTGGCTTTCAGCTGGGTGTTTCATCCATTGGAGAAGGAGGGGAAATTATGATGATACTGCCTTCCCTGGTGAGCTACGGATCAGCCAGTTTCGTGACGGATACTCCTTACAGTGTGCTGGTGCCTCCATTTTCGGTGCTTGTATACGAGGTAGAGCTTTTGAAAGTCGGCGAATAA
- a CDS encoding TIGR01777 family oxidoreductase — MSENVLIAGGSGLIGSRLTQLLLERDYCVSWLSRSTENKTSFRVYHWDTVKGVIENGAVEQADHIINLAGANLNTRWTEERKKIIVDSRVNSANLIFKTLKECPNEVKTYISASGISYYGNMGSEWMTEDFPAANDFLGTCCRLWEKAACQMESLDIRTIRIRTGMVLSDKGGALPKLAGPVKAGIGAALGNGQQWVSWIHIDDICKIYIHALENQDMHGAYNAATPNPVSNKGLIKEIARTLNKPLWLPNVPALALRAVFGEMSSVVLDSTRVSAERVLDSSFRFRFPELPAALRQIYL, encoded by the coding sequence ATGTCTGAAAATGTACTCATTGCGGGAGGAAGCGGCCTGATCGGAAGCCGGCTCACCCAGCTTTTGCTGGAAAGGGATTATTGTGTTTCCTGGCTCAGCCGCTCTACTGAGAACAAGACCTCTTTCCGGGTATATCATTGGGATACTGTAAAGGGCGTTATTGAAAACGGCGCGGTTGAACAAGCCGATCACATCATTAATCTGGCCGGCGCCAACCTGAATACCCGCTGGACGGAGGAACGCAAAAAAATCATCGTAGACAGCCGTGTGAATAGTGCCAACCTGATTTTCAAAACCCTGAAGGAATGCCCCAACGAAGTAAAAACATATATCTCCGCTTCTGGTATCAGCTATTACGGCAATATGGGCAGCGAATGGATGACGGAGGATTTTCCCGCAGCCAATGATTTCCTGGGAACCTGCTGCCGGCTATGGGAAAAGGCGGCTTGTCAGATGGAATCCCTTGATATACGTACCATCCGGATCAGAACCGGAATGGTTCTTTCAGACAAAGGCGGAGCTTTGCCAAAACTGGCCGGGCCGGTAAAAGCCGGGATCGGCGCGGCGCTGGGAAACGGACAGCAATGGGTAAGCTGGATCCACATAGACGATATCTGCAAAATATATATCCATGCCCTTGAAAATCAGGACATGCATGGCGCTTACAATGCCGCAACACCCAATCCGGTAAGCAATAAGGGATTAATTAAAGAAATTGCCCGAACGCTGAACAAACCTCTGTGGCTTCCCAATGTCCCCGCCCTGGCTTTACGGGCGGTATTCGGGGAAATGAGTTCGGTAGTCCTTGACAGCACCAGGGTTTCCGCTGAACGCGTCCTGGACTCCTCCTTTCGCTTCCGCTTTCCTGAACTGCCCGCCGCGCTCCGGCAGATCTATCTATAA